One segment of Triticum aestivum cultivar Chinese Spring chromosome 2A, IWGSC CS RefSeq v2.1, whole genome shotgun sequence DNA contains the following:
- the LOC123190690 gene encoding GTPase activating protein 1 — protein sequence MLGHLAGLVKVRVTRGVNLAIRDLRSSDPYVVVRMGKQKLKTRVVRKSINPEWNDELTLSVEDPTIPVKLDVFDKDTFFDDPMGNAELDIGPLVEAATMRIQLQGVADGTVVKKLVPNRQNCLAEESAVYLSEGTVKQDVVLRLRNVECGEVELQLQWIDIPGSKGASGF from the exons ATGCTGGGGCATCTGGCCGGGCTGGTGAAGGTGCGGGTGACGCGCGGGGTGAACCTCGCCATCCGCGACCTCCGCTCCAGCGACCCCTACGTCGTCGTCCGCATGGGCAAGCAG AAGCTCAAGACGCGAGTGGTGAGGAAGAGCATCAATCCGGAGTGGAACGACGAGCTGACCCTCTCCGTCGAAGATCCCACCATTCCTGTCAAACTG GACGTGTTCGACAAGGACACATTCTTCGACGACCCGATGGGCAACGCGGAGCTGGACATCGGCCCGCTGGTGGAGGCCGCGACGATGAGGATCCAGCTGCAGGGCGTCGCCGACGGCACCGTGGTGAAGAAGCTGGTGCCCAACCGGCAGAACTGCCTCGCCGAGGAGAGCGCCGTCTACCTGTCCGAGGGCACGGTGAAGCAGGACGTGGTGCTCAGGCTGAGGAACGTCGAGTGCGGGGAGGTCGAGCTCCAGCTCCAGTGGATCGACATCCCAGGCTCCAAGGGCGCATCAGGCTTTTAA